A single window of bacterium DNA harbors:
- the nrdR gene encoding transcriptional regulator NrdR has translation MKCPYCKSAESKVLDSRDSEGGLSIRRRRECLGCNRRFTTYERLEEIPCMVIKKDNRREPFDRNKLLNGLIKACEKRPISLYVLEGFVNRIEEKVQDLSGKEIKSNDLGEMVMDWLYNLDEIAYVRFASVYRQFKDIKQFMSELQEISNNRISEVK, from the coding sequence ATGAAATGCCCATATTGTAAATCCGCGGAAAGTAAAGTTCTGGATTCCCGGGACAGTGAAGGGGGGTTGTCGATACGCAGGAGGAGGGAATGCCTTGGCTGTAATCGAAGATTTACCACCTACGAGCGGCTGGAAGAGATTCCCTGTATGGTGATAAAAAAGGATAACCGCCGGGAGCCTTTTGACCGGAACAAGTTGCTGAACGGATTAATTAAAGCTTGTGAAAAAAGGCCGATAAGTCTTTATGTTCTGGAAGGATTCGTGAACCGGATCGAGGAGAAGGTTCAGGACTTGAGCGGCAAGGAGATCAAAAGTAATGACCTTGGAGAAATGGTCATGGATTGGTTATACAACCTGGATGAGATTGCTTATGTCCGGTTTGCCTCAGTATACCGGCAATTTAAGGATATCAAGCAATTCATGAGCGAGCTTCAGGAAATCTCAAACAACCGGATTTCGGAAGTCAAATAG